In Eupeodes corollae chromosome 3, idEupCoro1.1, whole genome shotgun sequence, a single genomic region encodes these proteins:
- the LOC129950451 gene encoding uncharacterized protein LOC129950451 — protein MDTLFQSIVLLTLTIAITLGDVSHFFFPETNLFQTPQQQFSHTPFLYAPPVSNPLQPPQQPSSISSTTEFFLPEIISNRRFKDQRQPQQGNFIPLNHYLPPPIDDGNYHHPSQQDQTPSLAYLPSKIDKPVVVLDGEPASVSQGYDYNEPSSTTSNPNDDELPLQFPSALLPPAPIFIGGPQPSASTTTTKNPNQGYSYDVPSGTPFEDNPSTGLFQDSGIDGKSPSQVRLHVKEMRCLDHNKGFFRAVLKIESFLSTTPTIENDSNDPKCSVKLSRNLLLVNIEAEDFQKCGVHYCGKELCLRLRFPSIRGIRTSQDSLLALRCKTQNRIAAKTHALKMGIANDLQARNTAVYAHGGVQNEFRTHIELLRKTLNGFSKKLEPSAVVRLGEELLLRAHVGSGDGWNFTKLTDVNLQLISPNGDLTRSVNLITSHGCVNPSMRSICPQPPTFEPPLGHRFLFKAIMFQEMHSGEEIVLSMKITGCLEQNDCHVNLQDCNGGNNNFKRQKRKVEHNSTNFAEFPSIAFRVAMPDQEIGSQVGRVEPHVITQRWILVVVLLIIGSLCCLGMIIWCIVKKRANC, from the exons ATGGACACTTTATTCCAATCAATAGTTTTACTCACATTGACAATTGCCATTACTTTGGGCGATGTAAGTCATTTTTTCTTCCCGGAAACGAATTTGTTTCAAACACCTCAACAGCAGTTTTCACATACACCTTTTCTATACGCCCCACCTGTGTCGAATCCTCTTCAGCCACCACAACAGCCTTCATCAATAAGTTCAACAACGGAGTTTTTCTTACCTGAGATCATATCAAATCGACGATTCAAGGACCAGCGGCAACCACAACAAGGAAATTTCATCCCCCTTAACCATTATCTACCTCCACCTATTGACGATGGAAATTATCATCATCCCTCCCAACAGGATCAAACTCCATCGTTAGCATATTTACCATCGAAAATTGACAAACCAGTTGTTGTATTGGATGGGGAACCTGCATCAGTATCTCAAGGATATGACTACAATGAACCATCAAGTACGACTTCAAATCCTAATGACGATGAGCTTCCTCTACAATTTCCTTCGGCGCTTCTGCCTCCAGCTCCAATTTTTATTGGAGGACCACAACCATCAGCATCAACAACAACGACCAAAAACCCAAATCAAGGATACTCCTATGATGTACCATCAGGAACCCCATTCGAGGATAATCCATCAACAGGTTTATTTCAGGATTCAGGAATAGATGGTAAATCTCCGTCACAAGTACGTTTGCATGTAAAAGAAATGCGCTGTCTCGATCACAACAAAGGATTCTTTCGAGCAGTTTTGAAGATTGAAAGTTTCCTTAGCACAACACCAACCATTGAAAACGATTCCAATGATCCAAAGTGTAGTGTAAAACTAAGTCGAAACTTACTCCTGGTTAATATTGAAGcagaagattttcaaaaatgtggtGTCCATTACTGTGGCAAGGAGCTTTGTCTACGTTTAAGATTTCCATCCATAAGAGGAATACGGACGAGCCAGGATTCATTGTTGGCGTTGCGTTGTAAGACTCAAAATCGAATTGCAGCTAAAACACATGCCCTGAAGATGGGAATTGCAAATGACTT GCAAGCTAGGAATACGGCCGTTTATGCACATGGAGGGGTACAAAATGAATTTCGAACACATATCGAACTGCTTCGAAAGACTTTGAATGGTTTTAGTAAGAAGCTAGAACCGAGTGCTGTGGTTCGGTTGGGAGAAGAGCTATTGTTGAGAGCTCACGTTGGATCAGGTGATG GTTGGAACTTTACAAAACTCACTGACGTCAATTTACAACTCATATCCCCGAACGGTGATCTAACTCGATCAGTGAATCTAATCACATCCCATGGATGTGTGAATCCATCGATGCGGAGTATCTGTCCACAACCTCCAACTTTCGAACCACCACTTGGTCATCGATTTCTGTTCAAAGCTATTATGTTCCAAGAAATGCACAGCGGTGAAGAAATAGTTTTAAGTATGAAAATTACAGGATGCTTAGAACAAAACGATTGTCATGTAAATTTACAAGATTGCAATGgaggaaataataattttaaacgtcaaaaaaggAAAGTAGAACATAATTCGACAAACTTTGCAGAATTTCCAAGTATAGCATTTCGTGTTGCAATGCCGGATCAAGAAATAGGGAGTCAAGTAGGTAGGGTTGAACCACATGTCATAACTCAGCGATGGATATTAGTTGttgtattattaattattgGATCACTGTGTTGCTTGGGAATGATAATTTGGTGCATAGTTAAAAAACGTGCGAATTGTTGA